A single region of the Latilactobacillus curvatus JCM 1096 = DSM 20019 genome encodes:
- a CDS encoding metal ABC transporter permease, whose protein sequence is MRHAFVASTFIAITCGLIGVFVVARNMSFLAHTLSEIGFAGASFGVFMGIAPLNGMLLFTLLSSITIGQMSAKESRREASISAISSLFVGFGILFLSLSNRNASYATNILFGSIIGISLADVYQLIILSGAIMIGLLIFYRYLVFDSYDPIGAQAQGLKTNLLSIYFLILLAVSVSIAAQIVGSLLVFILVTIPAFIAKYLAKSVPGMLAISVATALLGVWLGLWLGYLTNWPVTFFIATIEFGFYFIALLYHRRISR, encoded by the coding sequence ATGCGGCATGCCTTTGTCGCCAGTACTTTTATCGCAATTACCTGCGGTTTAATCGGGGTATTTGTTGTTGCGCGGAACATGTCATTTCTAGCGCATACCCTATCTGAAATTGGATTTGCCGGAGCCTCATTTGGGGTTTTCATGGGAATTGCACCATTGAATGGGATGTTATTGTTCACGTTACTCAGTTCAATCACGATTGGTCAGATGAGTGCCAAAGAATCACGGCGAGAAGCGTCGATTAGTGCGATTTCAAGTCTGTTTGTCGGTTTTGGGATTCTCTTTTTATCCCTTTCAAACCGAAATGCTAGTTATGCTACCAATATTTTATTTGGTTCGATTATTGGCATTAGCTTAGCAGATGTTTATCAATTAATCATCTTATCTGGGGCAATTATGATTGGGCTGTTGATCTTTTACCGGTACTTGGTATTTGATTCATATGATCCGATTGGCGCTCAAGCACAAGGTTTAAAGACCAACTTACTATCGATTTATTTCTTAATTTTATTAGCCGTCAGTGTCAGCATTGCTGCTCAGATTGTGGGGTCATTACTAGTATTCATCTTAGTTACGATTCCGGCGTTCATTGCTAAATATTTAGCGAAGAGCGTACCCGGGATGTTGGCAATCTCGGTTGCCACAGCGTTATTAGGGGTTTGGCTTGGTTTATGGCTTGGTTATCTAACGAACTGGCCAGTGACCTTCTTCATCGCCACGATTGAGTTTGGCTTTTACTTTATTGCATTGTTATATCATCGACGAATTAGCCGTTAA